In Xenorhabdus nematophila ATCC 19061, one DNA window encodes the following:
- a CDS encoding DASS family sodium-coupled anion symporter, whose translation MDASEFLTPAVGPNPLNKRGLIILALDIILLVVLLKFLPYGEKANAGLALMAFVGVLWLTEAIHVTITALCVPILAVGIGLMNTGDALESFANPIIFLFFGGFALATALHIQGLDRLIANRLLMIARGRLSVAVLLIFGITALLSMWISNTATAAMMLPLVLGILANLDVRSERNTFVFVLLGVAYSASIGGLGTLVGSPPNAIAAAQLGMDFITWMKYGVPMVIMLLPVMIVLMYIMLRPNLNHKFDLELEHLEWNGKRIIAMSIFLLTVVCWIFSSVISNALGGVKDLDTIIAVSAAILIGITGVSTWSQIQNNTEWGVLMLFGGGLTLSAVLKNSGASEVMAYGMATTFGTSPWFVIIVAIATFIIFLTEFTSNTASAALLVPIFATVAEALGMPVLVLTMIIGIGASCAFMLPVATPPNAIVYGSGYIKQIEMVKVGMVLNLACIAIISAVAWLFWL comes from the coding sequence ATGGACGCTTCTGAATTTTTAACCCCAGCGGTTGGGCCTAACCCTTTAAATAAAAGAGGCCTAATTATTCTTGCGCTGGATATCATCTTGCTTGTCGTTCTGCTTAAGTTTTTGCCTTATGGAGAAAAAGCAAACGCAGGTTTGGCATTGATGGCATTTGTGGGAGTTTTATGGCTGACTGAAGCTATTCACGTCACAATTACTGCACTGTGTGTTCCAATTCTGGCTGTTGGTATTGGATTGATGAATACGGGTGACGCTCTGGAATCTTTTGCAAACCCGATTATCTTTTTGTTCTTTGGCGGTTTTGCACTGGCAACAGCACTACATATTCAGGGTTTGGACAGATTGATAGCTAACCGCTTATTGATGATTGCCCGTGGGCGCTTGTCTGTGGCGGTACTGCTGATATTTGGTATTACGGCTCTACTGTCCATGTGGATTAGCAATACTGCAACCGCAGCGATGATGCTACCACTGGTTCTTGGTATTCTGGCAAATCTGGATGTACGCTCTGAACGCAATACATTTGTATTTGTACTGTTGGGAGTAGCATATAGCGCCAGTATTGGCGGATTAGGTACATTGGTCGGTAGCCCGCCTAATGCTATCGCTGCGGCACAATTGGGAATGGATTTCATTACATGGATGAAATATGGCGTACCAATGGTGATTATGCTGTTGCCTGTCATGATAGTACTGATGTACATAATGTTGCGCCCGAATCTGAACCATAAATTTGATCTGGAACTGGAACATCTGGAATGGAATGGCAAACGCATTATTGCCATGAGCATTTTCCTGCTGACGGTTGTCTGTTGGATTTTCAGCTCAGTTATCAGTAACGCTCTTGGCGGTGTCAAAGATCTGGATACTATTATTGCAGTGAGTGCGGCTATCCTGATTGGCATCACTGGCGTATCAACATGGTCACAGATTCAGAATAACACTGAATGGGGTGTGTTGATGTTGTTTGGTGGAGGTTTGACACTGAGTGCTGTCCTGAAAAATTCGGGTGCCAGCGAAGTGATGGCGTATGGAATGGCGACTACTTTTGGTACCAGCCCTTGGTTTGTGATTATCGTTGCGATTGCTACATTTATTATTTTCCTGACAGAATTTACCAGTAATACAGCGAGTGCTGCGTTGCTTGTACCTATTTTTGCGACGGTTGCAGAAGCATTGGGAATGCCGGTTCTGGTGTTGACTATGATCATTGGGATTGGTGCATCTTGTGCCTTTATGTTGCCTGTCGCAACACCCCCTAATGCAATTGTTTATGGTTCAGGCTATATCAAACAAATAGAAATGGTCAAAGTTGGCATGGTGCTGAATCTGGCATGTATTGCCATTATTTCTGCGGTTGCTTGGCTATTCTGGTTGTAA
- a CDS encoding enterotoxin A family protein gives MKILKPLALLFVLFLYATPSLAVTFFYRADDRPFEEILASDPAGFNSWGVNDDLVRHVEGEILGEPEPESSAFIATTSDFDQAVAIAQIGIVATDSHAPRMPFYIYAIRPTDNFYSVELSFRHFQQQTGNPVFGELLEDYGEQREYAAYRHIPIVQIRQVMTYEYNSEMRRYVRTRTISNNAYVEAETEPNHGPYPHFNLPDPAGYSMSEHNCVINFNNSSSVLSFVSRSLAKNDDYQSAIIKWRRCHIMLETTSIISMMLF, from the coding sequence ATGAAAATATTAAAACCGCTTGCATTACTATTTGTTTTATTTTTATACGCGACTCCATCACTGGCTGTTACCTTCTTTTATCGAGCAGATGATCGTCCTTTCGAGGAGATTTTAGCTTCCGATCCCGCAGGATTTAACTCTTGGGGGGTGAATGATGATCTTGTGAGGCATGTCGAGGGGGAAATTTTAGGAGAGCCTGAGCCTGAAAGTTCGGCCTTTATTGCAACAACATCAGATTTTGACCAAGCTGTTGCAATAGCTCAAATAGGGATTGTTGCTACTGATTCTCATGCCCCAAGAATGCCATTTTATATCTATGCAATACGCCCAACTGATAATTTTTACAGCGTTGAACTATCTTTCAGACATTTTCAACAGCAGACAGGAAATCCAGTTTTCGGTGAATTGCTGGAAGATTATGGTGAGCAACGTGAATATGCGGCATATCGTCACATTCCTATTGTGCAAATTCGCCAGGTTATGACGTATGAATATAATTCCGAAATGAGAAGGTATGTACGGACACGAACTATCTCTAACAATGCTTATGTAGAGGCAGAGACAGAGCCGAATCATGGACCCTACCCGCATTTCAATCTCCCTGATCCAGCAGGTTATTCAATGTCTGAACATAATTGTGTCATAAATTTTAATAATTCCAGCAGTGTGTTGAGCTTTGTCTCCCGCTCTTTGGCCAAAAATGACGATTATCAATCGGCTATAATTAAGTGGAGACGCTGCCACATCATGTTAGAGACAACAAGTATTATTTCTATGATGCTTTTTTGA
- the eno gene encoding phosphopyruvate hydratase, producing MSKIVKVLGREIIDSRGNPTVEAEVHLEGGFVGLAAAPSGASTGSREALELRDGDKSRFMGKGVLKAISAVNGPIAQALAGQDAKDQANIDKIMIELDGTENKSNFGANAILAVSLANAKAAAAAKGMPLYEHIAELNGTPGKFSMPLPMMNIINGGEHADNNVDIQEFMIQPVGASTLKEAVRIGSEVFHNLAKVLKAKGMNTAVGDEGGYAPNLESNAAALAAIKEAVEKAGYVLGKDITLAMDCAASEFYNEETGNYELKGEGKTFTSQEFTHYLEGLTKEYPIVSIEDGLNESDWDGFAYQTKVLGDKIQLVGDDLFVTNTKILKEGIEKGIANSILIKFNQIGSLTETLAAIKMAKDAGYTAVISHRSGETEDATIADLAVGTGAGQIKTGSMSRSDRVAKYNQLIRIEEALGNRAPFNGLKEVKGQA from the coding sequence ATGTCCAAAATCGTTAAAGTGCTTGGCCGTGAAATCATTGACTCCCGCGGTAACCCAACTGTAGAAGCAGAAGTGCATCTGGAAGGCGGCTTTGTAGGTCTGGCTGCTGCACCATCAGGCGCATCAACGGGTTCCCGCGAAGCGCTGGAACTGCGTGATGGCGACAAATCCCGTTTTATGGGTAAAGGTGTATTGAAAGCTATCTCTGCGGTTAACGGCCCAATCGCACAAGCTCTGGCGGGTCAGGATGCGAAAGATCAAGCTAATATCGACAAGATCATGATCGAGCTGGATGGTACTGAAAACAAATCTAACTTCGGTGCTAACGCGATTTTGGCTGTTTCTCTTGCGAACGCCAAAGCAGCAGCCGCAGCAAAAGGTATGCCTCTGTACGAGCACATTGCTGAACTGAACGGTACTCCGGGTAAATTCTCCATGCCTCTGCCAATGATGAACATCATCAACGGTGGTGAGCACGCAGACAACAACGTAGATATTCAAGAATTCATGATCCAGCCAGTTGGCGCAAGCACACTGAAAGAAGCTGTACGTATAGGTTCTGAAGTATTCCACAATCTGGCAAAAGTGTTGAAAGCCAAAGGCATGAACACTGCGGTGGGTGATGAAGGTGGTTATGCACCAAACCTGGAATCTAACGCAGCAGCGTTGGCCGCGATTAAAGAAGCGGTAGAAAAAGCAGGTTACGTACTGGGTAAAGACATTACTCTGGCGATGGACTGTGCAGCGTCCGAATTCTATAACGAAGAAACAGGTAACTATGAACTGAAAGGTGAAGGCAAGACGTTCACTTCTCAGGAATTCACCCATTATCTGGAAGGCCTGACCAAAGAGTACCCAATCGTTTCCATCGAAGATGGTCTGAACGAATCTGATTGGGACGGTTTTGCTTACCAGACTAAAGTGCTGGGCGACAAAATCCAGCTGGTTGGTGACGATCTGTTCGTAACCAACACGAAGATCCTGAAAGAAGGCATCGAAAAAGGTATTGCAAACTCCATCCTGATCAAGTTCAACCAGATCGGTTCTTTGACTGAAACTCTGGCTGCAATCAAGATGGCAAAAGACGCAGGTTATACTGCGGTCATCTCTCACCGTTCTGGTGAAACTGAAGATGCAACCATTGCTGATTTGGCAGTAGGTACTGGCGCGGGTCAAATTAAAACAGGTTCTATGAGCCGTTCTGACCGTGTTGCTAAATACAATCAGTTGATCCGTATCGAAGAAGCACTGGGTAACCGTGCACCTTTCAATGGCCTGAAAGAAGTAAAAGGCCAGGCATAA